One window of Methanogenium organophilum genomic DNA carries:
- a CDS encoding PASTA domain-containing protein: protein MYGILSPPSLSFFASAQTVDFTLDFEDGDLSGWDPSGAAFSGQPTYGDNPRALALGQTSGHEGNYWVGTYYYPMIYATPPPEDWSGDSPQGIMYSGSFTIPEGMLSFLVSGGSSFDTRVELVTDGGKRRLFHATGLNSETMRRVSWDLTPYAGQIGQIRVVDESSRAWGHINVDDFRFEGETATPLTADFSANITYGEEPLTVGFRDLSTGDPTGWRWDFGDGAISSEQNPSHTYSTGTYTVGLTVWNSGSDDETWKTDYIRVDGQTTFVEVPDVRGYNLYSEESVVVRILGESGLDAGGFSEDDSNREEGIIVRQNPGPGSMVPRGSAVDLIVSTGQYTLVTVPDLTGWNLYEEEDEILEILEESGLSEGNVYEESSSLDEGTIFGQKPAAGSRVSRGSAVDLRVAEEEGWPWWPIIVIGGVALGGGYTAYRVFRPSISFKPEITPGKQVIEPCNSVLCEDEITLRPVRDAGKQVIEDEASVVMEDKTKGGDEE from the coding sequence ATGTACGGCATTCTTTCTCCGCCATCTCTCTCGTTTTTTGCATCGGCACAAACGGTGGATTTCACGCTGGACTTTGAGGACGGGGACCTGAGTGGGTGGGACCCATCTGGTGCTGCCTTTTCCGGTCAGCCAACCTATGGGGACAATCCAAGAGCTCTTGCATTGGGGCAGACGTCAGGACATGAGGGAAACTACTGGGTGGGAACGTATTATTACCCTATGATATATGCCACTCCTCCTCCAGAGGATTGGTCGGGTGATTCTCCTCAGGGTATCATGTACTCCGGATCATTTACCATCCCCGAGGGAATGCTCAGTTTTTTGGTCAGCGGCGGGAGTAGTTTTGATACCCGCGTAGAGCTTGTCACCGATGGGGGGAAGAGGAGACTCTTTCATGCCACCGGACTCAACAGTGAAACAATGCGGAGAGTGAGCTGGGATCTTACTCCGTATGCCGGGCAGATTGGACAGATCCGTGTCGTTGACGAATCTTCCAGGGCGTGGGGGCACATCAATGTCGATGATTTCCGGTTTGAGGGCGAAACGGCGACCCCGCTCACGGCAGACTTCTCTGCAAATATCACCTATGGCGAGGAGCCCCTGACCGTCGGGTTCCGTGATCTCTCGACCGGCGACCCCACCGGCTGGCGCTGGGATTTCGGGGACGGTGCGATATCCAGTGAACAGAACCCGTCCCACACCTATTCGACAGGCACGTATACCGTGGGGCTTACGGTCTGGAATTCCGGCTCTGACGATGAGACCTGGAAGACAGACTACATCCGCGTGGATGGACAAACGACTTTTGTCGAGGTTCCCGATGTCCGCGGGTATAATCTGTACTCGGAAGAGAGTGTTGTTGTCCGGATTCTGGGAGAATCCGGGTTGGATGCAGGCGGGTTCTCTGAGGATGATTCAAACAGGGAGGAGGGCATCATCGTCCGCCAGAACCCCGGACCCGGCAGCATGGTGCCCCGCGGGAGTGCCGTGGACCTTATTGTTTCAACGGGACAGTATACCCTCGTGACGGTCCCGGACCTCACCGGATGGAATCTCTATGAAGAAGAAGATGAGATCCTGGAAATTCTTGAAGAATCCGGACTCTCTGAGGGGAACGTCTATGAAGAGTCCTCTTCTCTTGATGAGGGCACTATCTTTGGCCAGAAACCGGCGGCCGGCAGCCGGGTATCCCGCGGGAGTGCTGTTGACCTCCGGGTTGCCGAAGAGGAAGGGTGGCCGTGGTGGCCGATTATTGTCATTGGCGGTGTCGCATTGGGTGGTGGCTATACGGCATACCGGGTTTTCAGGCCGAGTATTTCATTTAAACCGGAAATTACTCCGGGGAAACAGGTTATCGAACCATGTAATTCGGTTCTCTGTGAAGATGAGATCACATTGCGGCCGGTCAGGGACGCCGGGAAACAGGTCATCGAAGATGAAGCGTCGGTAGTGATGGAGGACAAGACGAAAGGAGGTGACGAAGAATGA
- a CDS encoding type II toxin-antitoxin system RelE family toxin, which translates to MKRSFANSVWQKTRERQRSSMYRIIPGISRVPPRFPEGEEHRNLCKPRVGCLMHYRLIYSSSARHSLKRLPREIMLKFINAFHTLADVENPRISLKELRGPDNPPFYSLRIGQYRAVMSIVDDEMVIHVIEVGHRRHLYRKC; encoded by the coding sequence ATGAAGAGATCTTTCGCGAACTCGGTGTGGCAGAAGACCCGGGAACGTCAGAGATCGTCGATGTATCGGATAATCCCCGGAATTTCGCGAGTCCCGCCACGATTCCCAGAGGGGGAAGAGCACCGGAACCTGTGCAAACCCAGAGTCGGATGCCTGATGCACTACCGGCTGATATACTCTTCATCTGCACGTCATTCGCTCAAACGGCTCCCCCGGGAGATTATGCTGAAATTTATCAACGCATTCCATACACTGGCGGATGTCGAGAATCCACGAATCTCTCTGAAAGAACTCAGGGGCCCGGATAATCCCCCGTTCTATTCCCTTCGCATCGGGCAGTACCGGGCGGTGATGTCCATCGTCGACGATGAGATGGTCATCCATGTGATTGAAGTCGGGCACCGGAGGCACCTATACCGGAAGTGTTGA
- a CDS encoding epoxyqueuosine reductase, which produces MDSGIIKKTAAGLGADLCGIAPVGRFREAPKGFHPHDIFSRTRSVLVYARRIPTTVLDAESCIPYTTVNNILMQETDRLGLALSLALEDLGIPNVIVPSDDPFESWDPKTCHGNGVLSLRHAGYLAGLGRLGKNNLLINDRFGNMIYLGALLLAAEVTPDPIATYEACPEKCNLCLKRCPVSALDGRTVDQKRCRPLSNYKTEMGFVLQKCWECRKACPNATGIRRNVRE; this is translated from the coding sequence ATGGACTCCGGGATTATTAAGAAAACAGCCGCCGGACTCGGTGCGGATCTCTGCGGGATTGCGCCGGTCGGGAGATTCCGGGAGGCCCCCAAAGGGTTTCACCCCCATGATATATTCAGCCGGACCCGGTCGGTCCTGGTGTATGCCAGGAGAATTCCCACGACCGTTCTGGATGCGGAAAGCTGCATTCCGTACACAACGGTGAACAACATCCTGATGCAGGAGACGGACAGGCTCGGGCTGGCCCTCTCGCTCGCCCTCGAAGATCTGGGCATACCAAATGTCATCGTTCCATCCGATGACCCGTTTGAATCGTGGGACCCCAAAACCTGTCACGGGAACGGTGTCCTTTCCCTTCGTCATGCAGGATACCTTGCGGGACTGGGTCGCCTGGGAAAGAACAATCTTCTCATCAACGACAGGTTCGGAAACATGATCTACCTCGGCGCCCTTCTTCTCGCAGCGGAGGTGACTCCCGACCCAATCGCCACCTATGAAGCCTGTCCGGAAAAATGCAATCTCTGCCTGAAACGCTGCCCGGTCTCTGCTCTCGACGGGAGGACGGTTGATCAAAAACGGTGCAGGCCACTCTCCAACTACAAAACGGAGATGGGATTTGTCCTCCAGAAATGTTGGGAATGCAGGAAGGCCTGTCCGAATGCCACTGGCATTCGCCGGAACGTCAGGGAGTAG
- a CDS encoding serine hydrolase, producing MFPRFPAVITLVCLFCLILLSGCVDSAQNPAYTAPNANVPAGETDAGDIGPVIEDFDAYSEQIFEKSGVPGMAVAVVKDDAVIYLRCFGVKNITTREPVTPHTRFQLASVSKSFTSATIASLVGEGELSWDDEVTSLNPAFQLSDPWVSEQVTIRDLLSHRTGLPEYGGDDLQHLGFNRSEIIHQLRYVPLTGEFRSSYGYSNIGITSAAEAAAAKTGTQWEDLIAERIFIPAGMTNTSARFIDFETAADRVDTYPVTNGTPTPGPFFNDDVNTAAGGVSSTITDMTRYLRLQLGGGSIDGVQVIDARALQETHSPQNIKRFGNDSIDMYALGWEFIAEDGRVRVEHGGDLTSGVSTYVTLWPDENMGIVVLTNGFPGGFILKKGVISAWDDLYFTGAIQTDGYAEAEAAINAAMQPGASQISPFDVLPSAPAGADAAPARPLDAYTGSYTQDYFGTVRVETNDTGDGLLLYAGHLTEPFVLAPYDGDTFVETESRTAVEFIADESGGAIERLHVAMLDEPWMDAVFVRIPS from the coding sequence ATGTTCCCACGATTCCCTGCTGTAATCACCCTTGTATGTCTCTTTTGCCTCATCCTTCTCTCAGGATGCGTGGATTCTGCGCAGAACCCGGCATATACTGCACCGAATGCAAACGTCCCCGCCGGAGAGACCGATGCGGGGGATATTGGTCCGGTCATCGAAGACTTCGATGCCTATTCCGAACAGATCTTTGAAAAAAGCGGTGTTCCGGGAATGGCCGTTGCGGTGGTGAAGGATGACGCGGTGATATATCTCCGCTGTTTCGGTGTGAAAAACATCACGACCCGCGAGCCGGTTACCCCGCATACCCGGTTCCAGCTGGCGTCCGTTTCGAAGTCGTTCACCTCGGCAACGATTGCGTCGCTCGTCGGGGAGGGGGAACTCTCCTGGGATGATGAGGTCACATCCCTCAATCCCGCGTTCCAACTCTCGGACCCCTGGGTCTCCGAACAGGTCACCATCCGCGACCTTCTCTCCCACCGGACAGGCCTCCCGGAATATGGCGGCGATGACCTCCAGCATCTCGGGTTCAACCGCTCAGAGATCATTCACCAGCTCCGGTATGTGCCGCTCACAGGGGAGTTCCGCTCATCCTACGGCTATTCGAATATCGGCATCACCTCTGCTGCTGAGGCGGCCGCGGCAAAGACGGGAACACAATGGGAGGATTTGATCGCGGAGAGGATCTTCATCCCCGCAGGCATGACGAACACGAGCGCCCGGTTCATCGATTTTGAGACCGCAGCGGACCGGGTCGATACCTATCCCGTGACGAACGGGACCCCAACCCCCGGACCGTTCTTCAACGACGATGTGAACACGGCGGCCGGAGGGGTGAGTTCGACCATCACCGACATGACCCGGTACCTTCGGCTCCAGTTGGGCGGGGGGAGTATCGACGGGGTGCAGGTGATAGACGCCCGTGCCCTGCAGGAGACCCACAGCCCCCAGAACATCAAGAGGTTCGGGAATGACAGCATCGATATGTATGCCCTCGGGTGGGAGTTCATCGCAGAGGACGGGAGGGTCCGGGTCGAACACGGCGGCGACCTCACCAGCGGTGTCTCTACCTACGTCACGCTCTGGCCCGACGAGAATATGGGAATCGTTGTCCTGACAAACGGTTTCCCCGGCGGATTCATCCTGAAAAAGGGTGTCATCAGCGCATGGGATGATCTCTACTTCACGGGAGCAATCCAGACAGACGGGTATGCAGAAGCAGAGGCGGCAATCAACGCTGCGATGCAGCCGGGAGCATCACAAATAAGCCCCTTCGACGTGCTCCCCTCCGCCCCTGCGGGCGCAGACGCAGCACCGGCCCGGCCGCTTGATGCCTACACCGGATCATACACCCAGGACTACTTCGGCACCGTCCGGGTGGAGACGAATGATACGGGAGACGGACTCCTCCTCTATGCAGGACACCTGACGGAACCCTTTGTCCTCGCCCCGTATGACGGCGACACCTTCGTCGAAACGGAGAGCAGGACTGCGGTGGAATTTATTGCGGACGAGAGCGGGGGGGCGATTGAACGCCTGCACGTTGCGATGCTCGATGAGCCGTGGATGGATGCGGTGTTTGTGCGGATACCATCCTGA